The proteins below are encoded in one region of Gopherus flavomarginatus isolate rGopFla2 chromosome 12, rGopFla2.mat.asm, whole genome shotgun sequence:
- the LOC127032596 gene encoding uncharacterized protein DDB_G0283697-like, producing MTEDSAEGEDEEEDEEEEYDLAVSTQHSVRPNSQELFVTQTELPSQPSQATSPDSEAMEVTSAAHFSSLPTPSRRLSQIRRRKKKKRDEMFSEIMEVTRNESAHLNDWKDVVAKYRKDDSEHENRRDQREDRRDEHEDRRDARDERWRQEDQRCRQEDQRWRDATLELLRDQTDILQRLVDLQEEQRGHRVQLQPLCNHPHHSPCSISSSTRRVRTHGGRFCAPAHSTPVDSPTKRLSLH from the exons atgacTGAGGATTCTgctgagggggaagatgaggaggaggatgaggaagaggagtaCGACCTTGCagtgagcacacagcactccgttaggcccaacagccaggagctttttgtgactcagacagagttaccctcccagccctcccaagccactagcccagacagtgaagccatggaagtgacctctg ctgcacatttttcaagcctccctactccatcccgaaggctttctcagataaggcggaggaaaaagaagaagcgagacgaaatgttctcggaaatcatggaagtaacccgcaatgaaagcgctcatctgaatgactggaaggacgtggtagcaaaatACAGGAAAGATGACAGTGAACatgagaacaggagggaccaacgtgaggataggagggatgaacatgaggataggagagatgctcgagatgagaggtggcggcaggaagatcagaggtgtagacaggaagatcagcggtggcgggatgcaacgctggagctgctgcgtgatcaaactgatatcctccaacgtctggtggatcttcaggaagagcagcggggtcacagagtgcagctgcagcccctgtgtaaccaccctcaccactcaccatgttccatatcttcctcaacCAGACgcgtaagaacgcatgggggaaggttttgtgcacccgcccactccaccccagtggacagtccaaccaaaaggctgtcattacattga